A section of the Candidatus Atribacteria bacterium genome encodes:
- a CDS encoding YbhB/YbcL family Raf kinase inhibitor-like protein, with protein sequence MKLESLEFENNGFIPEKFTCDGADINPGLIIEDIPEETKRLALIMEDPDAPMGTWVHWVLFNIHVIDVIEENTVPGTQGTNDFRKLEYGGPCPPSGIHRYFFKLYALDEKLHLEEGCKKKELEEAMEGHILATAELIGRYQRAKNKE encoded by the coding sequence ATGAAATTAGAAAGTCTTGAATTTGAGAACAACGGATTTATTCCGGAAAAATTTACCTGCGATGGTGCAGACATCAATCCTGGTTTGATTATTGAAGATATACCTGAAGAAACAAAAAGATTAGCCCTCATTATGGAGGACCCTGATGCGCCGATGGGAACCTGGGTACACTGGGTGTTATTTAATATACACGTAATTGATGTGATAGAAGAAAATACCGTTCCCGGTACCCAAGGAACCAATGATTTCAGGAAATTAGAATATGGAGGTCCTTGCCCTCCTTCCGGTATTCACCGTTATTTCTTTAAATTGTATGCTCTCGATGAAAAGCTTCATCTGGAAGAGGGTTGTAAGAAGAAGGAATTGGAGGAGGCCATGGAGGGACATATTTTAGCTACAGCAGAATTAATTGGCCGATACCAGA